One part of the Tenacibaculum sp. 190130A14a genome encodes these proteins:
- a CDS encoding AraC family transcriptional regulator, with translation METKDFYKNRLQQVVSYIRTAYNEKISIENLEELSNFSYRNLQRIFKAYYNETIGAYVTRVKIESSAKLLLFTNDEIKEIAEKVGYSDVQSYSKSFKKHFGITPAIYRTKKEELFKTHSKENTIMPFFEDRITVLETKKVVYKTFRGDYYSTKIDEVWNQLVNEVSKEKIDVDSLESFGIIWDEPIISENIIYNYDACLIIDDTLRIPDGKFKIKTIPSQKYAVFTHIGAYHSISTTYDKIFSNWLFSTNREISEAPFLEFYIKHETHTENPEEYETEIYVPLKG, from the coding sequence ATGGAAACAAAAGATTTTTATAAAAACCGGTTGCAACAAGTAGTTTCCTATATAAGAACAGCATACAATGAGAAAATTTCAATAGAAAATTTAGAAGAGCTCTCTAATTTTTCATACAGAAATTTACAGCGTATTTTCAAAGCATACTATAATGAAACAATAGGTGCTTATGTTACAAGAGTTAAAATAGAAAGTAGTGCAAAACTATTGTTATTTACAAATGATGAAATTAAAGAAATAGCCGAAAAAGTAGGTTATTCAGATGTTCAATCTTACAGTAAATCATTTAAAAAACATTTTGGGATTACACCTGCTATCTATAGAACCAAAAAAGAAGAACTGTTTAAAACACATTCAAAAGAAAACACAATCATGCCTTTTTTTGAAGACAGAATAACTGTTTTAGAAACTAAAAAAGTAGTATATAAAACATTTAGAGGAGATTATTACAGTACTAAAATTGATGAAGTTTGGAACCAATTAGTAAATGAGGTTAGTAAAGAAAAAATAGATGTAGATAGCCTTGAATCATTTGGAATTATATGGGATGAACCTATTATTTCTGAAAATATAATTTATAATTATGATGCTTGTTTGATAATAGATGATACACTAAGAATTCCTGACGGAAAATTTAAAATTAAAACAATTCCAAGTCAAAAATATGCAGTTTTTACTCATATAGGAGCGTATCATTCTATAAGTACAACTTATGATAAAATTTTTAGTAACTGGTTATTTTCAACAAATAGAGAAATATCTGAAGCTCCTTTTTTAGAGTTTTATATAAAACACGAAACTCATACTGAGAACCCTGAAGAATACGAAACAGAAATTTATGTACCTTTAAAAGGTTGA
- a CDS encoding MFS transporter, with amino-acid sequence MEKKDPYASLRIKEFNIFLLVRFLLVFAWSMQFVIIEWEIYAMTNSKLSLGIIGACEFVPAFSMALFAGHIVDQKEKRNLLALCIALFSLISFGLYFLTTPEFVEGWSSNTVLYSIYALVFFGGFLRSFFGPTIFSLIALIVPKKLYPNAATWSSSTWQVATVLGPAFAGFTIAFYGVPFSLNIVFSLVVTSLLFVFLIKKKPIMNHKKGEPIGKSLKEGISFVFKTKAILGALTLDMISVLFGGAIALLPVFAQDILEVGAEGFGVLRAAPAVGAFLTMLITAYIPISKNAGIKLLAAIFGFGICIIVFGLSTIFWVSLVALFFSGVTDGVSMVIRQTILQLKTPDHMRGRVASVNSMFVGSSNELGALESGVTAKLMGTVTAVVFGGTMTLITVASTAILNPTLRKLDLTKDMEEHEKLE; translated from the coding sequence ATGGAAAAAAAAGATCCGTATGCTTCTTTACGAATAAAGGAGTTTAATATTTTTCTTTTGGTTCGTTTTTTATTGGTTTTTGCTTGGTCTATGCAGTTTGTGATTATAGAGTGGGAGATATATGCAATGACAAATAGCAAATTAAGTTTAGGTATTATTGGCGCCTGTGAATTTGTTCCAGCCTTTTCAATGGCCTTGTTTGCAGGACATATTGTTGATCAAAAAGAAAAAAGAAATCTTTTGGCTTTGTGTATTGCTTTATTCTCGTTGATTAGTTTTGGATTGTACTTTTTAACAACTCCAGAATTTGTTGAAGGTTGGAGTTCTAATACCGTACTGTACTCTATCTATGCATTAGTATTTTTTGGAGGTTTTTTACGCTCGTTTTTTGGTCCAACTATATTTTCATTAATAGCGCTTATCGTTCCTAAAAAACTATATCCAAATGCAGCTACTTGGAGTAGTAGCACTTGGCAAGTAGCTACTGTTTTAGGTCCGGCTTTTGCTGGATTTACAATTGCTTTTTACGGAGTGCCATTTTCTTTGAATATTGTTTTTTCACTAGTCGTAACTTCTCTATTATTTGTTTTCTTGATAAAGAAAAAGCCAATAATGAATCATAAAAAAGGAGAACCAATAGGAAAAAGTTTAAAAGAAGGAATTTCCTTTGTATTCAAAACCAAAGCAATTTTGGGAGCTCTTACTCTTGATATGATTTCGGTACTGTTTGGAGGAGCAATTGCCTTATTACCCGTTTTTGCTCAAGATATATTGGAAGTAGGAGCGGAAGGTTTTGGTGTATTAAGAGCAGCACCAGCTGTAGGAGCCTTTTTAACTATGTTAATAACAGCTTATATACCTATCAGTAAAAATGCAGGAATAAAGCTTTTAGCGGCCATTTTTGGATTTGGAATATGTATTATAGTCTTTGGTTTATCTACTATATTTTGGGTATCTCTGGTTGCTTTATTCTTTAGCGGAGTAACGGATGGTGTTTCTATGGTAATACGACAAACAATTTTACAGTTAAAAACGCCTGATCATATGAGAGGTAGAGTTGCTTCAGTGAATTCTATGTTTGTAGGATCTTCTAATGAATTAGGAGCTCTAGAAAGTGGAGTTACGGCCAAATTGATGGGAACTGTTACTGCAGTAGTTTTTGGAGGAACGATGACTTTAATTACGGTTGCGTCTACTGCGATATTAAATCCAACGCTACGAAAACTTGATCTAACTAAGGATATGGAAGAGCACGAAAAGCTTGAATAA
- a CDS encoding NAD(P)H-dependent glycerol-3-phosphate dehydrogenase, translating into MNKQPKIAVLGGGSWATAIVKMLSENLETIGWYMRSVYAIEHIKRNKHNPSYLSSAELHPEQLDLSDDMNYIVDKYDVLIFAIPSAFLKTELEKLSLPLEKKIVFSAIKGIVPESGLIVGEHFHDIHNVPFENIGVITGPCHAEEVAMERLSYLTIACQDEQKAKDLSKYIAGRYIKTKISDDIIGTEYAAMLKNIYAIAAGIAHGLGYGDNFQSVLMSNAIREMKRFIKKVHKMKRNINNSAYLGDLLVTGYSVFSRNRMFGNMIGKGYTVKSAMFEMSMVAEGYYATKSAYNLNKKNGAKTPIIDAVYNVLYDKKEAKDEFFKLTNRLD; encoded by the coding sequence ATGAATAAACAACCAAAAATAGCGGTACTAGGTGGCGGAAGTTGGGCAACTGCTATTGTTAAAATGTTATCTGAAAATTTAGAGACTATAGGATGGTATATGCGAAGTGTATATGCTATTGAACATATAAAGCGTAATAAACATAACCCGAGTTATTTAAGTTCTGCGGAGTTGCATCCTGAACAATTAGATTTGTCGGATGATATGAATTATATTGTTGATAAGTACGATGTACTCATCTTTGCAATTCCTTCAGCATTTTTAAAAACAGAACTAGAAAAGTTGTCTTTACCCTTAGAAAAGAAGATTGTTTTTTCAGCCATAAAAGGTATTGTTCCTGAAAGCGGATTAATTGTTGGAGAACATTTTCATGATATTCACAATGTACCTTTTGAAAATATTGGGGTAATTACAGGACCATGTCATGCTGAAGAAGTAGCTATGGAACGTTTATCTTATTTAACAATTGCATGTCAAGATGAACAAAAAGCAAAAGATTTAAGTAAATATATAGCAGGAAGGTATATTAAAACTAAAATATCAGATGATATTATTGGTACAGAATATGCTGCCATGTTAAAAAATATTTATGCTATTGCTGCGGGAATTGCTCATGGATTAGGATATGGAGATAATTTCCAATCTGTTTTAATGAGTAATGCCATTAGAGAGATGAAACGTTTTATTAAGAAAGTACATAAAATGAAACGTAATATTAATAACTCAGCTTACCTTGGAGACTTACTAGTTACTGGATATTCTGTTTTTAGTAGAAATAGAATGTTTGGTAATATGATTGGTAAAGGATACACCGTAAAATCGGCAATGTTTGAAATGAGTATGGTAGCAGAAGGATATTATGCCACAAAAAGTGCTTATAATTTGAACAAAAAAAATGGAGCTAAAACTCCTATAATTGATGCAGTATATAATGTACTGTACGATAAAAAAGAAGCGAAAGATGAGTTTTTTAAGTTAACAAATAGATTAGATTAG
- a CDS encoding amidohydrolase, with protein MKKMKLVVIFLTIILSTKSCTKKEEIGIHTQLNSTQKMYYNGKIYTVNDKQPWAEAMIIDKNEIIFVGSNAEAENKLEKGGEKINLLGKLVLPGFHDVHMHPMEVGSTTTSFELNEEEVNPENYISTIKKAARENPDVAWLIGFGHSIETLFQAKRNPLKIIDEAVSDRPVIIMEQTSHSMWINSKGLELAGITATTKNPQGGIIMKEKGELLGILIDNAGDVVFQQAVTALNDANGEYDGMVQFVLPELAKHGITSVSDARTYWKRNQHKTWGNLAADNKLTARFNLGLWAYPAANDIEQIAALKKMFSNDKNSLLKINQIKLYSDGITHNTTAALHSNYKEDYFGLATNNGLNYFSEARIATYIKELENVGFDFHIHAIGNRGVTEALNAIEQSGTSNGRHRLTHVEMVDIGDLKRFKQLNVTADAQVAGTFTQPHHWHENDYLVGSTLANNLIPIKSLKEVGARVTLSSDWNVSSLNPFIGIQNAVTRAPQNISLSEAIKSYTINGAYVMRQEDKVGSLEVGKLADFVVVDKNIFEIPSNQIKTAKIVKTVFNGKEIYKK; from the coding sequence ATGAAAAAAATGAAATTAGTCGTTATTTTTTTAACTATTATTTTATCTACTAAATCATGTACTAAAAAAGAAGAAATTGGAATACATACACAGTTAAATAGTACTCAAAAAATGTATTACAATGGAAAAATTTATACCGTCAATGATAAACAGCCTTGGGCAGAAGCAATGATAATAGATAAAAATGAAATAATTTTTGTTGGATCAAACGCTGAGGCAGAAAATAAATTAGAAAAAGGAGGAGAAAAGATAAATTTACTAGGGAAATTAGTTCTTCCTGGTTTTCATGATGTTCATATGCACCCTATGGAAGTCGGATCAACCACAACTTCTTTTGAACTTAATGAAGAAGAAGTAAATCCAGAAAATTATATTTCAACTATTAAAAAAGCTGCAAGAGAAAATCCAGATGTAGCTTGGTTAATCGGTTTTGGTCATTCTATTGAAACATTGTTTCAAGCAAAGAGAAACCCATTAAAAATAATAGATGAGGCAGTATCAGATCGTCCTGTGATTATTATGGAGCAAACCTCTCATTCTATGTGGATAAATTCAAAAGGATTAGAATTGGCAGGTATTACAGCAACCACTAAAAATCCTCAAGGAGGAATTATTATGAAAGAAAAAGGGGAGCTGTTAGGTATTCTAATAGATAATGCTGGAGATGTAGTTTTTCAACAAGCTGTTACTGCTTTAAATGATGCTAATGGTGAATATGATGGTATGGTACAATTTGTATTGCCAGAGTTGGCAAAACATGGTATTACGTCGGTTTCAGATGCAAGGACGTATTGGAAAAGAAATCAACATAAAACTTGGGGAAATTTAGCAGCAGATAATAAATTAACAGCACGTTTTAATTTAGGTCTTTGGGCATATCCTGCGGCAAATGATATAGAACAAATAGCAGCTTTAAAAAAGATGTTTTCAAACGATAAAAATAGTTTATTGAAAATCAATCAAATCAAGTTGTATTCAGATGGTATTACTCATAATACAACAGCAGCATTACATTCTAACTATAAAGAGGATTATTTTGGTTTAGCTACTAACAACGGATTAAATTATTTTTCTGAAGCTAGAATTGCTACTTATATTAAAGAATTAGAAAACGTTGGTTTTGATTTTCACATACATGCTATTGGTAATAGAGGAGTTACAGAAGCATTAAATGCCATTGAGCAAAGTGGAACATCTAACGGAAGACATCGATTAACTCATGTGGAAATGGTAGATATTGGCGATTTGAAGAGATTTAAACAACTAAATGTAACAGCAGATGCTCAAGTTGCAGGAACATTTACACAACCTCATCATTGGCATGAAAATGATTATTTAGTAGGAAGCACTTTAGCAAATAATTTGATACCTATAAAATCTTTAAAAGAGGTTGGTGCTAGAGTAACGTTGAGTAGTGATTGGAACGTGAGTTCATTGAATCCCTTTATTGGAATTCAGAATGCCGTTACAAGAGCTCCTCAAAATATTTCTTTATCTGAAGCAATTAAATCGTATACTATCAATGGAGCATATGTTATGAGACAAGAAGATAAAGTAGGATCTTTAGAGGTAGGAAAACTAGCGGATTTTGTGGTAGTAGATAAAAATATTTTTGAAATTCCTTCCAATCAAATAAAAACAGCTAAAATTGTAAAAACCGTTTTTAACGGAAAAGAAATATATAAAAAGTAA
- a CDS encoding DUF11 domain-containing protein gives MRKKTKKGIFVIMKKVPLLILLIYVNVFAQTGPGGVGTNDGSSDLIMWYRTDNGVNNSGTNVTGWTNSAGYTAHDMSQNGNAPQLITGSLNGYDEIQFNRTGILRTGLNLTTSNFVTNQASSFIYAKANSITSSWPYSTLPHQRQRFSCHIPWSDSTVYFDIGQCCTTNARIQVGGLSNLTNYSLWSYDANPSTGKQLYRNGTLLQNRANTRVYTSHASHRFGLGDNFNGNMTEVIIFRSKVNTAQRIIIDNYLTAKYNQSLASIDFYDEDTSGGNFDHKVAGIGQASDGSNHTNSQGTGIISINSPSNLSNNEYLFWGEDLINANYDFSAVGAPSKRYRLDTKWRVSETGDVGTVNFSVNASDIDLTGAPTGILKLVRSTVSNFSTVSEEYDLTLAGGVYSATISFNDNDYFTLEVVPTSDLHLTKTVNSAIPKVGEGIVFTLTIMNDGPQEATNVVVRDLLPSALTYDIGNSVISTGTYDSVSGDWSIPSIPNGASRSIQIAATINSAGIITNTAEVISLDQEDPDATSNNQN, from the coding sequence TTGAGAAAAAAGACTAAAAAGGGTATTTTTGTTATAATGAAGAAAGTCCCTCTATTAATTTTATTGATTTATGTAAATGTTTTTGCTCAAACAGGTCCTGGAGGAGTTGGAACGAATGATGGTAGCTCAGACTTAATTATGTGGTACCGAACAGACAATGGAGTTAATAACTCTGGAACAAACGTTACAGGTTGGACCAATTCTGCAGGATATACAGCGCATGACATGTCTCAAAATGGAAATGCTCCTCAATTAATTACTGGTTCATTAAATGGTTATGATGAAATTCAGTTTAATAGGACAGGGATATTACGAACAGGCTTAAACCTAACCACCAGTAACTTTGTTACAAATCAAGCATCTTCATTTATATATGCAAAAGCAAATTCGATAACTTCTTCATGGCCATATTCTACATTACCACATCAACGTCAACGATTTTCATGTCATATTCCATGGTCTGATAGTACAGTTTATTTTGATATAGGACAATGCTGTACTACCAATGCAAGAATTCAAGTAGGAGGGTTATCTAATTTAACCAATTATTCTTTATGGTCTTATGACGCGAACCCTTCTACAGGGAAGCAACTCTATAGAAATGGAACTCTATTGCAGAATAGAGCAAATACCAGAGTATATACTAGTCATGCCTCACACAGATTTGGGTTAGGAGATAATTTCAATGGCAATATGACAGAGGTAATTATTTTTAGATCGAAAGTGAATACTGCTCAAAGAATTATAATTGATAATTATTTAACCGCAAAGTATAATCAGTCTTTAGCATCTATTGATTTTTATGACGAAGATACTTCAGGAGGAAATTTTGATCATAAAGTTGCAGGAATAGGTCAGGCATCCGATGGATCTAACCACACCAATTCTCAAGGAACAGGAATAATTAGTATTAACTCTCCTTCAAATTTAAGTAATAATGAATATCTTTTTTGGGGTGAAGATTTGATAAATGCGAACTATGATTTTTCTGCAGTAGGTGCGCCAAGTAAAAGATATCGTTTAGATACGAAGTGGAGAGTTAGTGAAACGGGTGATGTAGGTACTGTTAATTTTTCAGTAAATGCATCAGATATAGATTTAACAGGTGCACCAACAGGAATTCTTAAGTTGGTAAGAAGTACAGTTTCTAACTTCAGTACAGTTTCAGAAGAGTATGACTTAACACTTGCTGGAGGTGTATATTCTGCAACAATTTCTTTTAATGATAATGATTATTTCACACTTGAAGTTGTGCCAACATCTGACTTACATCTGACTAAAACGGTAAATTCAGCAATTCCGAAAGTAGGAGAAGGAATAGTTTTTACATTAACAATTATGAATGATGGTCCACAAGAAGCAACAAATGTTGTGGTAAGAGACCTATTGCCTTCAGCATTAACTTATGATATCGGAAACTCAGTAATTAGTACAGGAACTTACGATTCAGTAAGTGGAGATTGGAGCATACCAAGTATTCCGAATGGAGCATCAAGAAGTATTCAAATAGCAGCAACAATTAATAGTGCAGGAATTATTACAAATACTGCTGAAGTAATAAGTTTAGATCAAGAGGACCCTGATGCTACATCGAATAATCAAAACTAA
- a CDS encoding YHS domain-containing (seleno)protein: MKNIFTFLLFFTSSLIFAQHTDYNTKKGYVAEGYDLVSYFNNDAPLEGKKKFQTTYDGAKFKFSSEENLNAFNEDPAKYIPQYGGYCAYAIAEKNKKMYIDPEVFEIRDGKLYLFYSSWIGSKLSDWQEGDVKKRQHKGDKNWETLKLKK, translated from the coding sequence ATGAAGAACATTTTCACTTTTTTATTGTTTTTTACCTCATCGCTAATCTTTGCTCAACACACAGATTATAATACCAAAAAAGGTTATGTTGCTGAAGGTTATGATTTGGTATCCTATTTTAATAATGACGCTCCTTTAGAAGGGAAAAAGAAGTTCCAAACTACCTATGATGGGGCTAAATTTAAATTTTCTTCAGAAGAGAATTTAAACGCTTTTAATGAAGACCCTGCTAAATACATTCCACAATATGGTGGGTATTGTGCTTATGCAATTGCTGAAAAGAATAAGAAAATGTACATAGATCCAGAAGTTTTTGAAATAAGAGATGGAAAATTATATCTTTTTTATAGCTCTTGGATTGGTAGTAAATTAAGTGATTGGCAAGAAGGAGATGTTAAAAAAAGACAACATAAAGGTGATAAAAACTGGGAAACTTTAAAGCTTAAAAAATAA
- a CDS encoding GNAT family N-acetyltransferase — MITITEHIQLKEISDKDSESLFSLMKEVYTAAYSHFWKDSGTWYLNTQYSRENLIKELKENNTAYYFVVFKNEIVGNFRVLWNQELNGFEGKKCVKLHRIYLHAKTQGNGIGKTLLNWLENQAIKKQYELIWLDAMNEKPQAFEFYKKRGYQYNSHCFLDFELLYDELRKMSQLYKILS; from the coding sequence TTGATAACAATTACAGAACATATACAACTAAAAGAGATTTCGGATAAAGATTCGGAGTCTCTTTTTAGCTTAATGAAAGAGGTATATACGGCTGCATATAGTCATTTTTGGAAAGATTCTGGTACTTGGTATTTGAATACGCAATATTCAAGAGAAAACTTAATAAAAGAGCTAAAAGAGAATAATACAGCCTATTATTTTGTAGTATTCAAAAATGAAATTGTAGGGAATTTTAGAGTTTTATGGAACCAAGAGTTAAATGGATTTGAAGGAAAAAAGTGTGTAAAGCTTCACAGAATATATTTACATGCAAAAACTCAAGGAAATGGAATAGGAAAGACTTTATTAAACTGGTTGGAAAACCAAGCAATAAAAAAACAATATGAATTGATTTGGTTAGATGCTATGAATGAAAAACCTCAAGCGTTTGAATTTTATAAAAAACGAGGCTACCAATACAATTCACATTGCTTTTTAGATTTTGAATTATTGTATGATGAGCTCAGAAAAATGAGTCAATTATACAAAATACTTTCTTAA
- the dut gene encoding dUTP diphosphatase, with amino-acid sequence MNVQIINKSKHQIPAYETEGSAGMDLRANIDEAIVLKPLERAIVKTGLFIALPVGYEAQVRPRSGLAAKKGITVLNAPGTVDADYRGEIGVILVNLSNEDFTINDGERIAQLVIAKHERVLWQEVQVLDETERGAGGFGSTGV; translated from the coding sequence ATGAACGTACAAATAATAAATAAATCAAAACACCAAATACCAGCTTATGAAACTGAGGGATCAGCTGGAATGGATTTACGTGCTAATATTGATGAAGCAATTGTGTTAAAACCTTTAGAACGTGCAATTGTAAAAACTGGATTGTTTATAGCTCTTCCTGTTGGGTATGAAGCTCAAGTTCGTCCGCGTAGTGGACTTGCAGCAAAAAAAGGTATTACTGTACTGAACGCTCCAGGTACTGTAGATGCTGATTACAGAGGAGAAATTGGTGTGATTTTAGTAAATCTTTCTAACGAAGATTTTACCATAAATGATGGAGAACGCATTGCACAATTAGTAATTGCTAAACACGAACGTGTGCTTTGGCAAGAAGTACAGGTTTTAGATGAAACCGAACGCGGTGCAGGTGGATTTGGTAGTACTGGGGTTTAA
- a CDS encoding YHS domain-containing (seleno)protein: MKKIVTFLMLLFSTIAFSQQYNVKKGAIANGYDVVSYFDNEAKKGKKDFSTIYDGVKFRFSSRKNLEKFKKSPTSYIPQYGGYCAYAIGKTGEKVAINPKTFEIRDNKLYLFYNAWGTNTLDLWLKEGAEDLQKQADINWPKINQ; this comes from the coding sequence ATGAAGAAAATTGTTACTTTTTTAATGTTGTTGTTCTCTACAATAGCATTTTCACAACAATACAATGTTAAAAAAGGAGCCATTGCTAATGGTTACGACGTTGTGTCTTATTTTGATAATGAAGCCAAAAAAGGAAAGAAAGATTTTTCTACAATCTATGATGGCGTTAAGTTTAGGTTTTCTTCAAGGAAAAATTTAGAAAAATTCAAAAAAAGCCCAACAAGTTATATTCCACAATATGGTGGGTACTGTGCATATGCAATTGGTAAAACTGGTGAAAAAGTTGCTATAAATCCTAAGACTTTCGAAATAAGAGACAATAAGTTGTATTTGTTTTATAATGCATGGGGAACCAACACATTAGACCTTTGGTTAAAAGAAGGTGCCGAAGATTTACAAAAACAAGCAGATATAAACTGGCCTAAAATAAATCAATAA
- a CDS encoding glycerol-3-phosphate dehydrogenase/oxidase, translating to MNNFSFFNRTNIQQELQNTEFDVLIIGGGITGAGIALDAASRGMKVALIEKNDFASGTSSKSTKLIHGGLRYLKQFDFWLVKEVGTERAIVHKLAPHLVIPEKMILPLIEGGTYGSWLTSIGLKVYDVLASVEGDDKRKMLDKQEALEKEPLLPESILNGAGFYAEYRTDDARLTIEILKTASQYDAQIINYTEATEFIYEDKRVVGASVTDTFNGKQFDIKAKYVVNAAGPWVDELRQINNSKIGKRLHLTKGVHLVVPHEKLPVKQSVYFDIPDGRMMFAIPRGKVTYFGTTDTNYQENKDKVETSIVDALYLIEAVNNMFPEIHLTLEDIESSWAGLRPLIHEEGKSASELSRKDEIFVSDTKLISIAGGKLTGYRKMAERIVDIIAKKMKRRFETEFEPIQTEDIILTGGPFQNYKSVKLYTKQVAKRIKVDGLTKQDANYLVHNYGKQTDVILDKFDEFTTIENIDQRLLKAEIWFTIQHEMTCTPTDFFMRRTGRLFFDKPSVDLFKNFTLTEFKNYFNWDDTTTQNQLQKLNDKIAIAINFA from the coding sequence ATGAACAACTTTTCATTTTTTAATCGAACAAATATTCAACAAGAATTACAAAATACTGAATTTGATGTTTTAATCATTGGAGGAGGAATTACAGGTGCTGGTATTGCCCTTGATGCTGCCTCAAGAGGTATGAAAGTAGCTCTAATTGAAAAAAATGACTTCGCATCTGGTACTTCTAGTAAATCTACAAAACTTATTCATGGAGGTTTACGATACTTGAAACAGTTTGATTTTTGGTTAGTAAAAGAAGTAGGTACAGAAAGAGCTATTGTTCATAAACTAGCTCCTCATTTAGTGATCCCTGAAAAAATGATTTTACCACTTATTGAAGGAGGAACTTATGGTTCTTGGTTAACTTCAATTGGTTTAAAAGTATACGATGTATTAGCATCTGTAGAAGGTGATGACAAACGCAAAATGCTAGATAAACAAGAGGCTTTAGAAAAAGAACCGCTATTACCAGAAAGTATATTAAATGGAGCAGGGTTTTATGCCGAATATCGTACTGATGATGCACGTTTAACCATTGAAATTTTAAAAACGGCTAGTCAATATGATGCACAAATTATTAACTATACAGAAGCTACTGAATTTATTTATGAAGATAAACGTGTAGTAGGAGCTTCTGTTACAGATACATTTAACGGTAAGCAGTTTGACATAAAGGCTAAATACGTTGTAAATGCTGCAGGACCATGGGTAGATGAATTACGTCAAATAAATAATTCTAAAATAGGCAAACGTTTACACTTAACTAAAGGAGTACATTTAGTTGTTCCTCATGAAAAATTACCAGTAAAACAATCTGTATATTTTGATATTCCAGATGGTAGAATGATGTTTGCTATTCCGAGAGGAAAAGTTACTTATTTTGGTACTACCGATACTAATTATCAAGAAAACAAAGATAAGGTTGAGACCAGTATTGTAGATGCTTTGTATTTAATAGAAGCGGTAAACAATATGTTTCCTGAGATTCACCTTACTCTCGAAGATATTGAGTCTTCTTGGGCAGGTTTAAGACCTTTAATTCATGAAGAAGGTAAATCTGCCTCTGAGTTGTCTCGTAAAGATGAAATTTTTGTTTCTGACACCAAACTGATTTCTATTGCCGGTGGTAAGTTAACTGGCTATAGAAAAATGGCTGAACGAATTGTTGATATTATAGCTAAAAAAATGAAAAGGCGTTTTGAAACCGAATTTGAACCAATACAAACAGAAGATATAATATTAACTGGTGGTCCTTTTCAAAATTACAAATCAGTAAAACTGTATACAAAACAAGTTGCTAAACGAATTAAAGTTGATGGTTTGACTAAACAAGATGCCAATTATCTTGTGCATAACTATGGAAAACAAACGGACGTAATTCTTGATAAATTTGATGAGTTTACTACAATTGAAAATATTGATCAACGTTTGTTAAAAGCTGAAATTTGGTTTACAATCCAGCACGAAATGACCTGCACCCCTACCGACTTTTTTATGCGTAGAACTGGTCGCTTATTCTTTGATAAACCAAGTGTTGATCTATTTAAAAACTTTACTTTAACGGAGTTTAAAAACTATTTTAATTGGGATGATACCACTACTCAAAACCAATTGCAAAAATTAAATGATAAAATAGCTATTGCTATTAATTTTGCTTAA